The bacterium genome contains the following window.
CGGATACTAAAGAGGATAAGAAATTAAAAAAAATAAAAGATGCAATAGCTGCCAACCCTGATATGCCAATAACTCTTGTGTGTAACGTAGCAAGTAATTTTTCTTACCAAAATCCCGGTTTAGAAGATGATACACCTGAAGGGGAACTATATAACAAAAAGAGAGATATTGATATACTTCAAAAGATGGGGCTTGTACCGGGAACAACTATGCCGGCTCGTTCTTTGTTACAAAAACTGTTAAAAAGTATTGAATCTTCCTCAGGTGTTTGTGGTTATGGAAATATGGATTCTAAAATATGGAAAGGGTGTAAGTTGGCAGATTCTGGCAACTATGAAAAAGCTCATAAAAAAGGTATATCTTTAATTGTTTCAGAGCGAAGTGAAAAAGAATGTTTAGATGCTAAAGAACCTTCAGTTAGAGAGATGTATAGCGCTAAAATGCTTTTAATAAGACCTCACCATCTTATGTGTATGGCTTGTTTTTCAGGTGGACCTCGAGGAGGCGCACCTATACAGGAGGACAACCTTTTTGAAGCAATAGATATTATACGTAAAAATCCAGAGATACCTGTAAAACTAATTGAAGGCCCTTGTATGGTCTGCTCACCGTGTAAGGTCTATCTTCCAGAAAAAAATATTTGTGTAGGCGGTTCTTCTATGGCTTTGCGAGACGAAAAGAAAGACCTGGACGTGTTACAAAAACTCGGTCTGAAGTATGGTGATGTTCTGTCTGGGAAAGAGTTATATCAAAAACTGTTTACTAAAATTAAATCAACTAAAGAAATTTGTGGATTTGGGGATGGCATAGCACGTTCTTATGAATGGACAGGGTGTGGTATGGATGGTTATCCAGTATATGAAAAAGTAAGAAAAGAAGGCATGAAAATACCCGGTTTAAAAATTAAAGAGTAGCGTCTTTTAAAAGGAGGCTTTAATGGCTAAAATAACTTTTATAGGGGCTGGTAGTTTAGGTTTTACAAGAGGGCTTGCGATAGACCTTCTCAATTTTCCTCTTATGAAGGATGCAACCATAAGCCTTATGGATATTGATGAAGAGCGACTCGAGTATGCAAGAAGAAGTGTACAGCATATTATTGACCTTGGTAAGTTTCCTGCTAAATTGGAAGTAACTACCGATAGGAAAAAAGCATTAAAAGGTGCTAACGCTGTTTTGTGTACAATCTTATCTGGCGATGTTGATGTATGGCGCTACGATATAGAGATACCAAAAAAGTATGGTATCGATACAAATATCGGCGATACAAGAGGGCCGTCTGGAATTTTTAGAGCCTTAAGAACTATACCAGTAATGCTTGATATATGTAGAGATATTGAAAAGGTGTGTCCTGATGCTATCCTTCTTAACTATACCAACCCAATGGCGATGCTTTGCCGGGCTATGCAGAAAGAGACAGACGTAAAAGTGACTGGTTTATGTCATAGTGTCCAAGGTACTGCTGAAATGCTTGCCCGATGGATAGGGGTTGATATGAAACATATAACTTTTGTTTGTGCAGGGATAAACCATCAGTCGTGGTATGTTGAGTTTAAAAAGGATGGAAAAGATGCTTACCCATTAATTCGGAAAGCTTTAAAAAAGAAAGAGATTTATTGGGAGAGTGCTGTAAGAAACGAGATGTTCCTTGCTTTGGATTACTACGTAACTGAATCGAGCGGACATAACTCTGAATATAACTGGTGGTTTAGGAAACGGCAGGATTTAATAGATAAATTCTTTCCAGAGAAAGATGGAAAACCTAACTCTGGTGAGTACGGTCGTATATTAAAGGCGTACTTGCAAAGAAAAATAGACTGGAAAGATAGGATAGATGATTGGATAAC
Protein-coding sequences here:
- a CDS encoding DUF1284 domain-containing protein, which encodes MDTYFKVRPYQLMCIFCKTEGGFTDTKEDKKLKKIKDAIAANPDMPITLVCNVASNFSYQNPGLEDDTPEGELYNKKRDIDILQKMGLVPGTTMPARSLLQKLLKSIESSSGVCGYGNMDSKIWKGCKLADSGNYEKAHKKGISLIVSERSEKECLDAKEPSVREMYSAKMLLIRPHHLMCMACFSGGPRGGAPIQEDNLFEAIDIIRKNPEIPVKLIEGPCMVCSPCKVYLPEKNICVGGSSMALRDEKKDLDVLQKLGLKYGDVLSGKELYQKLFTKIKSTKEICGFGDGIARSYEWTGCGMDGYPVYEKVRKEGMKIPGLKIKE
- the melA gene encoding alpha-galactosidase, which codes for MAKITFIGAGSLGFTRGLAIDLLNFPLMKDATISLMDIDEERLEYARRSVQHIIDLGKFPAKLEVTTDRKKALKGANAVLCTILSGDVDVWRYDIEIPKKYGIDTNIGDTRGPSGIFRALRTIPVMLDICRDIEKVCPDAILLNYTNPMAMLCRAMQKETDVKVTGLCHSVQGTAEMLARWIGVDMKHITFVCAGINHQSWYVEFKKDGKDAYPLIRKALKKKEIYWESAVRNEMFLALDYYVTESSGHNSEYNWWFRKRQDLIDKFFPEKDGKPNSGEYGRILKAYLQRKIDWKDRIDDWITKIEKKDVLRTSHEYASSIINAYLGGTPFLFNGNVPNTGIISNLPNDVCVEVPVLINKRGFNSIHVGALPPQCAALNNISIAVEEMAVEGILTGDPVKIFQAICYDPLTAAVLSLEEIRKMVNEMFEKNKDFMPQFKKKKV